Proteins from a single region of Ensifer adhaerens:
- a CDS encoding cobyric acid synthase: MTRRIMLQGTGSDVGKSVLVAGLCRLASNQGLRVRPFKPQNMSNNAAVSDDGGEIGRAQWLQALAARVPSSVHMNPVLLKPQSDVGSQIVVQGKVAGQAKGREYQALKPKLLGAVMESFEQISAGADLVVVEGAGSPAEINLRAGDIANMGFATRADVPVVLVGDIDRGGVIASLVGTHAILPDEDRRMVTGYLINKFRGDVTLFDDGIAAVNRYTGWPCFGVVPWLKAAARLPAEDSVVLEKLTRGEGRALKVAVPVLSRIANFDDLDPLATEPEVDLVFVRPGSPIPADAGLVVIPGSKSTIGDLIDFRAQGWDRDLERHVRRGGRVIGICGGYQMLGRRVTDPLGIEGGERAVEGLGLLDVETEMAPEKTVRNSRAWSLEHDVALEGYEIHLGKTQGADCDRPSVRIDNRPDGALSADGRVMGTYLHGLFSSDAYRTALLESFGIEGGAGNYRQSVDAALDDVANELETVLDRRWLDGLLGR, from the coding sequence ATGACACGCAGGATCATGTTGCAGGGAACCGGCTCGGATGTCGGAAAATCGGTACTGGTGGCGGGGCTCTGCCGGCTCGCTTCCAATCAGGGCTTGAGGGTCCGGCCGTTCAAGCCGCAGAACATGTCGAACAACGCCGCCGTTTCCGATGACGGCGGCGAGATCGGCCGCGCGCAATGGCTGCAGGCGCTCGCGGCCCGCGTGCCGTCGTCGGTGCACATGAACCCGGTATTGCTGAAGCCGCAATCCGATGTCGGCAGCCAGATCGTCGTCCAGGGCAAGGTGGCGGGGCAGGCCAAGGGGCGGGAATACCAGGCATTGAAGCCGAAACTTCTTGGCGCCGTGATGGAAAGCTTCGAGCAGATCTCGGCCGGCGCTGATCTCGTGGTGGTGGAAGGCGCCGGCTCGCCGGCGGAAATCAACCTCCGGGCCGGCGATATCGCCAATATGGGTTTTGCGACACGCGCCGACGTGCCGGTCGTGCTTGTCGGCGACATCGATCGCGGCGGGGTGATCGCCTCGCTCGTCGGCACCCATGCGATCCTGCCGGACGAAGACCGGCGCATGGTGACCGGCTATCTCATCAACAAGTTCCGTGGAGACGTCACGCTGTTTGACGATGGCATTGCCGCCGTCAATCGCTACACCGGCTGGCCCTGTTTCGGCGTCGTGCCGTGGCTGAAGGCGGCGGCACGGCTGCCGGCCGAAGATTCCGTCGTTCTGGAGAAGCTGACACGTGGCGAGGGGCGGGCGCTGAAGGTTGCCGTCCCCGTGCTGTCACGCATCGCCAACTTCGACGATCTCGATCCGCTGGCCACTGAGCCCGAGGTCGATCTCGTCTTCGTCCGGCCGGGAAGCCCGATCCCCGCTGACGCCGGCCTCGTCGTCATCCCCGGGTCGAAATCGACCATCGGCGACCTCATCGATTTCCGGGCGCAGGGCTGGGACCGCGATCTTGAGCGCCATGTGCGCCGCGGCGGCCGGGTCATCGGCATTTGCGGCGGCTACCAGATGCTCGGCCGCCGCGTGACCGATCCGCTCGGCATCGAAGGTGGCGAGCGTGCGGTCGAAGGCCTCGGCCTGCTCGATGTTGAAACCGAAATGGCGCCGGAAAAGACGGTGCGCAACAGCCGCGCCTGGTCGCTGGAGCACGACGTGGCGCTCGAGGGCTACGAGATCCATCTGGGCAAGACGCAAGGTGCTGACTGCGACCGTCCTTCGGTCCGCATCGACAATCGTCCGGACGGCGCGCTTTCCGCGGATGGCCGGGTGATGGGCACCTATCTGCATGGTCTGTTTTCGAGCGATGCCTATCGCACGGCACTGCTCGAAAGTTTCGGCATCGAAGGCGGCGCCGGCAACTATCGCCAGTCGGTCGATGCGGCGCTCGACGATGTCGCGAACGAACTGGAGACGGTGCTTGACCGGCGCTGGCTGGATGGGCTGTTGGGGCGATAA